In a single window of the Dasypus novemcinctus isolate mDasNov1 chromosome Y, mDasNov1.1.hap2, whole genome shotgun sequence genome:
- the LOC139438289 gene encoding endogenous retrovirus group K member 8 Gag polyprotein-like — MGASLSSHQVPQVHLLAALLETHHVKVSLRQLQRYWDLLLPFNPWLVTCALWSPETYECLIQWVTSAMEHERKQFPPGLIPALVAIHACLQGVPSPASALACEPSHPLTCDPDGDDDTRSLSAQLEATLELNPPIASDPDPNQDGNLPPSSSPTAPCKQCQHGALPPSSSVPSSRLYPPLPVLSPSGPAPDACRPPFSTKPEGPPAPSWPVPGGDTATPPSWPESGSDVRRDISVPPSWPAPTNSANPPPPAYDTAFVSNPQPPLADLYPLNPTRTPAHPQAWIPFSPKDLQMLRNAIKEDGLASPHAQDLLERMAIPHCIPYDWISLARAVLSPGQFIDWRAHLGVLIDTQLADNARQGVHYPANAFLGLGPYGDPSAYTATPPGFFIQLRDCVFKAFRSCTAATPEPLAKLFLRPEELFNEFVACVQAAAERRITGAAAKESFVKDLLQEGANPACKAIIHPLRDRPLQDWVLACSGVSGQTTTLAATLVAAVQTANTCFRCGELGHFAQECPNLPAPPRPAPRGMEPPSAAPAPCAPSTPCPQCGKGYHWARDYHVPRQPLNRQRGKPQPRHQEAPVAPHQPRP; from the coding sequence atgggggcctccctctcatcccatCAGGTTCCTCAAGTCCACCTGCTCGCTGCCCTTTTAGAGACTCACCACGTCAAagtctctctccgtcagctacagcggtactgggaccttctcctacccttcaacccttggctcgtcacctgtgctctctggagcccagagacttaTGAATGTTTAATTCAGtgggtgacgtccgctatggagcacgagcgcaagcagtttccccctggCCTTATCCCGGCCCTCGTTGCTATCcacgcctgtctccaaggtgtgccctcccctgcctccgctctcgcctgtgagcctagccaccctctcacctgcgaccctgatggagacgacgatacTCGCTCTCTGTCCGCCCAGCTCGAGGCCACGCTCGAACTGAATCCCCCCATAGCCTCCGATCCAGACCCCAACCAAGATGGCAaccttccgccttcttcctccccGACTGcgccctgcaaacaatgccaacatggcgcacttcctccttcttcctctgtgccctcttcccgcctttacccgcctcttcctgtctTGTCACCATCCGGTCCCGCCCCGGATGCCTGCCGGCCGCCATTTTCCACTAAACCGGAAGGGCCTCcggcgccatcttggcctgtGCCCGGAGGTGACACggccactccgccatcttggcccgagTCTGGAAGTGATGTCAGACGTGACATCTCTGTGCCACCATCTTGGCCAGCGCCCACCAACTCCGCCAACCCCCCACCGCCCGCCTATGATACCGCTTTCGTCAGTAACCCTCAACCGCCCCTGGCAGACTTATACCCCCTCAATCCCACCCGTACCCCCGCCCATCCCCAAGCTTGGATCCCCTTCTCGCCCAAAGACTTGCAAATGCTCCGTAATGCAATCAAGGAAGATGGCCTCGCCAGCCCCCACGCCCAAGACCTCCTTGAGCGTATGGCCATTCCCCACTGTAttccttatgactggatttccCTTGCCCGTGCTGTCCTCTCACCTGGCCAGTttattgactggcgagcccatctcggcgTGCTCATCGATACCCAGCTcgccgacaatgctcgtcagggtgtgcacTACCCTGCAAACGCCTTCCTCGGCCTCGGCCCCTACGGCGACCCCAGCGCTTACACAGCTACTCCTCCCGGATTTTTCATCCAGCTTCGCGATTGTGTCTTCAAAGCCTTCCGCTCTTGCACCGCAGCCACCCCTGAGCCCCTCGCCAAACTCTTCCTAAGGCCTGAAGAGCTCTTCAATGAGTTCGTGGCATGCGTGCAAGCCGCGGCCGAGAGACGCATCACCGGCGCTGCCGCTAAGGAGTCCTTTGTCAAAGATCTCCTACAAGAGGGAGCTAATCCAGCCTGCAAGGCCATTATCCATCCCCTTCGTGACAGGCccctccaagactgggtccttgCTTGCTCCGGAGTCTCCGGCCAAACCACCACTCTCGCTGCCACCCTTGTTGCCGCCGTCCAAACCGCCAATACATGTTTCCGTTGTGGCGAGCTAGGCCACTTTGCACAGGAGTGCCCTAACCTCCCGGCACCGCCGCGCCCAGCCCCTCGGGGCATGGAGCCACCATCAGCAGCCCCCGCTCCCTGCGCGCCCTCCACTCCTTGCCCGCAATGCGGGAAAGGCTACCATTGGGCCCGCGACTACCATGTcccgagacagcctttaaacaggcagcggggcaagcctcagccccgccaccaagaggctccagTCGCCCCACACCAAccccgcccgtag